A stretch of the Massilia sp. W12 genome encodes the following:
- a CDS encoding methyl-accepting chemotaxis protein, translating into MAFKLPFGSRNKDSAEQEESVADADHLSTQQFNTIIPNPDDMTATIPLSEVDNEGLKPEPATPAAAASGGYERDLRLPLIGHMPLAQQIRILLVLLGLSLVAAIAFVYINSNRSILASTQTQIASDALMHSQRIGKAAPNAIQGNLEAFKQLYDSRKEFNNDLRVLAEGGNYQGYDIQPPSTDMSGILKEARNAWKSTDKAAENIYQLKAELTGFGLTLEKMKGLTPTLQELSEQISTLKVQGGATPREISAAGQLVMLTQRLGKSANEFVTSEGVNPETSFLLGKDASTFRDIVEGFLEGSEVLRLAATKDQETRDRLTELKAQFGEYQKHVNTIMGNLPKFITAKQAEQLIFSENENLKQTLTKLQKKYRAQQDSQDWSFWAMLTAAFFALLTAAGIALVLLQDSRNRTRGADMRRQEAEVQRQLAQKKEEEAKAQNDQNQAAILRLMNELQEVADGDLTVVATVSEDITGAIADSVNYTVEELRGLVGRVTRTAEQVLTASASAQEISTRLLEASEEQTREIQETTAAVLKMAEEINDVSKSANESADVARQSVAAAEQGSIAVQNAIKGMDEIREQIQETSKRIKRLGESSQEIGEITELISDITEQTNVLALNAAIQAASAGEAGRGFSVVAEEVQRLAERSGEATKQIGALVRTIQTDTHDAVAAMEKSTQGVVEGAKLSDAAGAALSDISRVSNRLAELIQEISFATEQQATSAAGVAQNIQHILTLTDQTKEGTQLTANSIRQLSKLAEELKNSVSRFRVA; encoded by the coding sequence ATGGCGTTCAAATTACCGTTCGGGTCGAGGAACAAAGACTCCGCCGAGCAGGAGGAGAGCGTAGCCGACGCCGACCATTTATCTACCCAGCAGTTCAATACGATCATCCCGAATCCGGATGATATGACTGCCACTATCCCCCTGTCAGAGGTGGATAATGAAGGACTCAAGCCTGAGCCGGCCACGCCGGCTGCAGCGGCTTCCGGCGGCTATGAGCGGGATTTGCGTCTGCCCCTCATCGGGCATATGCCCCTGGCGCAACAGATCCGTATCTTGCTGGTGTTGCTGGGTCTGTCACTGGTGGCGGCGATCGCCTTCGTGTATATCAACTCCAACCGCAGTATTCTGGCGTCCACCCAGACCCAGATTGCATCTGACGCGCTGATGCACTCCCAGCGTATCGGTAAAGCGGCCCCGAATGCGATTCAGGGTAACCTGGAAGCATTTAAGCAGCTGTATGACAGCCGCAAGGAATTCAACAATGACTTGCGCGTGCTGGCTGAAGGCGGCAACTACCAGGGCTACGACATTCAGCCGCCGTCCACCGACATGAGCGGCATTCTGAAAGAAGCGCGCAACGCCTGGAAGAGCACCGACAAAGCGGCGGAAAACATCTATCAGCTCAAAGCTGAATTGACCGGTTTTGGTTTGACGCTGGAAAAAATGAAGGGCTTAACCCCGACTTTGCAGGAATTGAGCGAACAAATCTCCACGCTCAAAGTGCAGGGCGGCGCCACCCCGCGTGAAATTTCCGCCGCCGGCCAGCTGGTGATGTTGACCCAGCGTCTGGGCAAGAGCGCGAATGAATTCGTGACTTCCGAAGGTGTGAATCCGGAAACCTCCTTCCTGCTGGGTAAGGATGCATCGACCTTCCGCGATATTGTGGAAGGTTTTCTGGAAGGCTCCGAGGTGTTGCGTCTGGCCGCCACCAAAGATCAGGAAACGCGTGACCGCTTGACCGAACTCAAGGCGCAATTCGGCGAGTATCAAAAGCATGTGAACACGATTATGGGCAACCTGCCCAAATTCATCACGGCAAAACAAGCCGAGCAACTGATCTTCAGCGAAAACGAAAACCTGAAGCAAACGCTGACCAAGCTGCAAAAGAAATATCGCGCGCAGCAAGACTCGCAAGACTGGTCGTTCTGGGCCATGTTGACCGCCGCCTTCTTCGCACTGCTGACCGCAGCCGGGATTGCGCTGGTGCTGTTGCAAGACAGCCGTAACCGTACCCGTGGCGCGGATATGCGCCGTCAGGAAGCGGAAGTTCAGCGCCAACTGGCGCAAAAGAAGGAAGAAGAAGCGAAGGCGCAAAACGACCAGAACCAGGCCGCAATTTTGCGTCTGATGAACGAACTGCAGGAAGTGGCGGATGGTGACTTGACTGTGGTGGCGACCGTGTCGGAAGACATTACCGGCGCAATTGCAGACTCGGTGAACTACACCGTGGAAGAACTGCGCGGCCTGGTAGGCCGCGTGACCCGCACGGCGGAGCAGGTGCTTACCGCATCCGCCAGCGCCCAGGAAATCTCGACCCGCCTGCTGGAAGCATCCGAAGAGCAGACCCGCGAAATCCAGGAAACCACCGCCGCAGTGTTGAAGATGGCGGAAGAAATTAACGACGTCTCGAAATCTGCAAACGAATCCGCAGACGTGGCGCGTCAGTCGGTGGCGGCGGCGGAACAGGGTTCCATCGCGGTGCAAAATGCGATCAAGGGTATGGATGAAATCCGTGAGCAAATCCAGGAAACCTCGAAGCGGATTAAACGGCTGGGTGAATCTTCCCAGGAAATTGGTGAAATCACCGAACTGATTTCAGACATTACCGAGCAGACCAACGTGCTGGCATTGAACGCGGCAATTCAGGCCGCCTCGGCGGGTGAAGCAGGGCGCGGCTTCTCAGTGGTTGCGGAAGAGGTGCAGCGGCTGGCGGAACGTTCCGGTGAAGCGACCAAGCAGATTGGCGCGCTGGTGCGTACGATTCAGACCGATACCCACGATGCGGTGGCCGCTATGGAAAAATCCACCCAGGGTGTGGTTGAAGGGGCGAAATTGTCTGACGCGGCCGGCGCCGCACTGTCTGACATCTCCCGCGTGTCGAACCGGCTGGCGGAACTGATTCAGGAAATTTCCTTCGCAACCGAGCAGCAAGCGACTTCAGCAGCAGGGGTGGCGCAAAACATCCAGCACATTCTGACGCTGACAGACCAAACCAAGGAAGGTACGCAATTGACCGCAAACTCGATTCGTCAGCTCTCCAAGCTGGCGGAAGAGTTGAAGAACTCGGTATCGCGTTTCCGCGTTGCATAA
- a CDS encoding rubredoxin: protein MKMATEYKTWICLICGFIYDEEAGRPEDGIAPGTRWEDVPLNWTCPDCDSRKDDFEMTVI, encoded by the coding sequence ATGAAGATGGCTACTGAGTACAAAACCTGGATCTGCCTGATTTGCGGGTTTATCTATGACGAAGAGGCTGGCCGGCCGGAAGACGGCATCGCCCCCGGCACCCGCTGGGAGGATGTGCCGCTGAATTGGACTTGCCCGGATTGCGATTCGCGCAAAGACGATTTCGAGATGACCGTGATTTGA
- a CDS encoding type IV pili methyl-accepting chemotaxis transducer N-terminal domain-containing protein, which yields MLVCKAWRSDGLVLIRNSQQQKARLLNWTHREAERKSFVSVCSTLGELGMAFHVAPGANKGDIAGQHRQALRRRRSGSAPLMLLALVLLALALLAGVAYVFIGSRGSTPPMQTLITADALMHSQRIAKAAPRAMLGDPEAFKQLHDSRKEFNNNVRVLLEGGNYQGDKIQAPSSDMSQNLKELRMAWQSSDKAADSIFRLKTELTGISAAHEKMKDLTPVLQELSEQVTKLKVEWGGTPREIHAAAQLSMLTQRLAKNALQLKISDGVDPEVAFMVGKDASTFRDIVDGLLDGSEALKLSLSKDAETRDRLTELKAQFAEYQKHVNQILGLMPKFIAAKQAEQLILSDNENLKQTLIKLQKKYRGQP from the coding sequence ATGTTGGTTTGTAAGGCTTGGCGTAGCGACGGTTTGGTTTTGATAAGGAACTCGCAGCAGCAGAAAGCGCGCCTGTTGAATTGGACGCACAGGGAGGCGGAGCGCAAAAGCTTCGTATCTGTTTGCAGCACACTGGGAGAGCTGGGTATGGCGTTTCACGTAGCGCCGGGGGCGAATAAGGGCGACATTGCTGGCCAGCATAGGCAGGCTTTGCGCCGGCGCCGCAGCGGCTCGGCCCCCTTGATGCTGTTGGCGCTTGTGCTGCTTGCGCTGGCGCTTTTGGCGGGGGTGGCGTATGTCTTTATCGGCTCGCGCGGCAGTACGCCGCCGATGCAGACTCTGATCACTGCAGATGCGCTGATGCATTCACAGCGTATCGCGAAAGCGGCGCCGCGCGCGATGCTGGGTGATCCGGAAGCATTCAAGCAGTTGCATGACAGTCGTAAAGAGTTCAACAACAATGTGCGTGTCTTGCTTGAGGGCGGTAACTATCAGGGTGATAAGATTCAAGCGCCATCTTCCGATATGAGTCAGAACCTGAAAGAGCTGCGTATGGCTTGGCAATCCAGCGACAAGGCGGCGGACAGCATCTTCCGGCTGAAGACGGAATTGACCGGCATCTCGGCGGCGCACGAAAAAATGAAGGATTTGACCCCGGTTTTGCAGGAATTGAGCGAGCAAGTTACTAAATTAAAAGTAGAGTGGGGCGGTACGCCACGCGAAATTCATGCAGCAGCGCAGCTGTCGATGTTGACCCAGCGGCTGGCTAAAAATGCCTTGCAGCTCAAGATTTCTGATGGCGTGGACCCGGAAGTTGCTTTTATGGTTGGTAAAGATGCTTCGACTTTCCGCGATATTGTGGATGGTTTACTGGATGGTTCTGAGGCATTGAAGCTGTCACTGAGCAAGGACGCGGAGACGCGCGATCGACTGACCGAACTCAAGGCCCAATTCGCAGAGTATCAAAAGCATGTCAATCAGATTTTGGGCCTGATGCCCAAATTTATTGCAGCAAAGCAGGCCGAGCAATTGATTCTCAGTGACAATGAAAACCTGAAGCAAACGCTGATCAAGCTGCAGAAAAAATACCGTGGGCAGCCATGA
- a CDS encoding response regulator: MTTAQEKNGLKIMVIDDSSTIRRSAEIFLNQAGYQVVLAEDGFDALAKVNDHNPAMIFCDILMPRLDGYQTCALIKKSQKFHSTPIVMLSSKDGLFDRARGAMVGSDEYLTKPFTKDSLLKTVREHTANLEKTQA, encoded by the coding sequence ATGACTACAGCGCAGGAGAAAAACGGCTTGAAGATCATGGTGATCGACGACAGCAGTACGATTCGCCGCTCAGCCGAGATTTTTTTGAATCAGGCCGGCTATCAAGTCGTATTGGCGGAGGATGGTTTTGATGCGCTGGCGAAAGTGAATGATCACAACCCTGCCATGATTTTTTGCGACATCCTGATGCCCAGACTGGACGGTTACCAAACCTGTGCGCTGATAAAAAAGAGCCAGAAATTCCACTCGACCCCGATTGTTATGCTATCGTCAAAAGACGGCTTGTTCGATCGTGCCCGTGGCGCGATGGTTGGTTCGGATGAATATCTGACCAAACCATTCACCAAGGACAGCCTGCTGAAGACGGTGCGTGAACACACCGCCAATCTGGAGAAAACGCAAGCCTGA
- the hemL gene encoding glutamate-1-semialdehyde 2,1-aminomutase produces the protein MNSSSNASLFARAQLTTPGGVNSPVRAFRAVGGTPRFIQRAAGPYFWDAEGKRYIDYIGSWGPAIVGHAHPEVIAAVQAAAADGLSFGAPTEAEVIMAEELCRLLPSIEQVRLVSSGTEATMSALRLARGATGRSKIIKFEGCYHGHADSLLVKAGSGLLTFGNPTSAGVPEDFARHTLVLEYNNVPQLEQVFAEMGSEIACVIVEPVAGNMNLVKGSPEFLHGMRRLCSEYGAVLIFDEVMCGFRVGLHGAQALYGITPDLTALGKVIGGGMPVAAYGGRRDLMQQMAPLGPVYQAGTLSGNPVAVAAGLATLKLIQQEGFYENLTARTRQLVDGLSDAARKHGVPFCADAQGGMFGLYFADQIPQNQGQMLAGDKERFNRFFHLMLDAGVYFAPASFEAGFVSAQHTPEVIDETIAAAERAFAQLA, from the coding sequence ATGAACTCCAGCAGCAATGCCTCTTTGTTTGCCCGCGCCCAACTCACCACGCCGGGCGGCGTGAATTCTCCTGTGCGCGCATTTCGCGCTGTCGGCGGCACGCCGCGCTTTATTCAACGCGCCGCCGGCCCGTATTTTTGGGATGCGGAAGGCAAGCGCTATATAGATTACATCGGCTCCTGGGGGCCGGCGATTGTCGGCCACGCCCACCCGGAAGTGATTGCTGCGGTGCAGGCGGCGGCGGCGGATGGTTTGAGCTTTGGCGCGCCGACTGAAGCCGAAGTCATTATGGCTGAAGAGCTGTGCCGCCTGCTGCCATCGATTGAGCAAGTGCGCCTGGTGTCGTCCGGCACGGAAGCCACCATGAGCGCCTTGCGGCTGGCGCGCGGCGCCACGGGGCGCAGCAAAATCATCAAATTTGAGGGCTGCTACCACGGCCATGCCGATTCCCTGCTGGTGAAAGCCGGCAGCGGTTTGCTGACCTTCGGCAATCCGACTTCCGCCGGGGTGCCGGAAGATTTCGCGCGCCACACGCTGGTGCTGGAATACAACAATGTGCCGCAGCTGGAGCAGGTGTTTGCCGAAATGGGCAGCGAAATCGCGTGTGTGATCGTTGAGCCGGTGGCCGGCAACATGAATCTGGTCAAGGGCAGCCCGGAATTCCTGCACGGCATGCGCCGGCTCTGCAGCGAATATGGCGCGGTGCTGATTTTTGATGAAGTGATGTGCGGTTTCCGCGTCGGACTGCATGGCGCCCAGGCTTTGTATGGGATCACGCCGGATCTGACTGCGCTGGGCAAGGTGATTGGCGGCGGCATGCCGGTTGCGGCATATGGCGGACGGCGCGATTTGATGCAGCAAATGGCGCCGCTGGGCCCGGTGTATCAGGCCGGTACGCTGTCCGGCAATCCGGTTGCGGTGGCCGCCGGGCTTGCCACGCTGAAGCTGATTCAGCAGGAGGGGTTTTATGAAAATCTGACTGCGCGCACCCGCCAGTTGGTGGATGGTCTCAGCGATGCCGCGCGCAAACATGGCGTGCCATTCTGCGCCGATGCGCAAGGCGGCATGTTCGGCCTGTACTTCGCCGATCAGATTCCGCAAAACCAGGGGCAGATGCTGGCTGGCGACAAAGAGCGTTTCAACCGCTTCTTCCATTTGATGCTTGATGCGGGCGTGTATTTCGCCCCGGCTTCGTTTGAGGCCGGATTTGTCTCTGCGCAGCATACGCCGGAAGTGATAGACGAAACGATCGCCGCCGCTGAACGCGCGTTTGCGCAACTGGCATAA
- a CDS encoding chemotaxis protein CheW has protein sequence MSASKPDGISGKATESAARRTRLREFQSQLLERMQAARAGADARISQLGVVMGGQRWLLDLTEASEIVPYGAISPVPLTHDWYLGLYNLRGSLLSVIDFARFLGMPPTVPNQESRIIAFAPGLNFNSGLLVSRVLGLRNVAEMELQANTSEHAQLWSSHCYRDQDNTTWTVLDLSLVVQDNRFLHVGL, from the coding sequence ATGAGCGCATCCAAGCCCGATGGCATCAGCGGCAAAGCCACCGAATCCGCCGCAAGACGCACCCGTTTGCGCGAATTCCAGTCGCAGTTGCTGGAACGCATGCAGGCGGCGCGCGCCGGCGCGGATGCGCGCATCAGTCAGCTGGGGGTGGTGATGGGCGGGCAGCGCTGGCTGCTGGATCTGACTGAGGCCAGTGAAATCGTGCCGTATGGCGCAATCTCACCCGTGCCCCTGACCCATGATTGGTATCTTGGTTTGTACAATCTGCGCGGCAGCTTATTGAGCGTGATTGATTTTGCCCGTTTCCTTGGCATGCCGCCCACCGTGCCGAATCAGGAATCGCGCATTATCGCCTTCGCGCCGGGCTTGAATTTCAATAGCGGCCTGCTGGTCTCGCGCGTGCTGGGTTTGCGCAATGTGGCGGAAATGGAGTTGCAGGCGAATACGTCGGAACATGCGCAACTTTGGTCATCACATTGTTATCGCGATCAGGACAATACCACCTGGACTGTACTGGACTTGTCCCTGGTGGTGCAGGACAACCGGTTTTTGCATGTTGGTTTGTAA
- a CDS encoding response regulator — protein MPIQKVLIVDDSPTERYHLTEILVKNGFSVSVAENGEEALVKIKADKPQLILMDVVMPGKNGFQVTRAITRDPDTQDIPIIICTSKDQETDRIWGLRQGARDYLIKPVDATELLAKIATLG, from the coding sequence ATGCCTATACAAAAAGTGTTGATTGTCGATGATTCGCCAACTGAACGTTATCATCTGACTGAAATTTTAGTTAAAAATGGTTTTTCTGTGTCGGTTGCAGAAAACGGTGAGGAAGCGCTGGTTAAAATCAAAGCTGATAAACCGCAACTGATCCTGATGGACGTGGTGATGCCTGGCAAAAATGGCTTCCAGGTTACGCGCGCCATCACCCGCGATCCCGACACGCAAGATATTCCCATCATTATTTGCACCAGCAAAGACCAGGAAACCGACCGCATCTGGGGTTTGCGTCAGGGCGCGCGCGATTATCTGATCAAGCCGGTTGACGCCACCGAATTGCTGGCCAAGATCGCCACGCTGGGCTGA